From a single Myotis daubentonii chromosome 5, mMyoDau2.1, whole genome shotgun sequence genomic region:
- the HRH2 gene encoding histamine H2 receptor isoform X1: MESNDTAASSCLDSATFKVTVSVALTILILITIAGNVVVCLAVGLNRQLRSLTNCFIVSLAITDLLLGLLVMPFSAFYQLSCRWSFGKVFCNIYTSLDVMLCTASILNLFMISLDRYCAVTDPLRYPVLITPVRVGVSLVLIWAVSITLSFLSIHLGWNIRDETSRVNHTIQPCKVQVNLVYGLVDGLVTFYVPLLVMCITYFRIFKIAREQAKRIHHVGPWKAATIREHKATVTLATVMGAFIVCWFPYFTVFVYRGLRGDDAVNKTFEAVVLWLGYANSALNPILYAALNRDFRTAYQQLLRCRYASCNTHDASLRYDSSRLPRTRSQGPRQQEEKPLKLQVWSGREVMAPRGATDRKPALSCTVSSSNLLSCYKSLWGRRLLQRHGGGPSEQPLRTPPSQAA, translated from the exons ATGGAGTCCAACGACACGGCCGCTTCCTCTTGCCTGGACTCTGCCACGTTCAAGGTCACCGTCAGTGTGGCACTCACCATCCTCATTCTCATCACTATTGCCGGCAACGTGGTTGTCTGCCTGGCCGTGGGCCTGAACCGCCAGCTCCGCAGCCTGACCAACTGCTTCATCGTGTCCCTGGCCATCACCGACCTGCTCCTCGGCCTCCTGGTGATGCCCTTCTCGGCTTTCTACCAGCTCTCCTGCAGGTGGAGCTTCGGCAAGGTCTTCTGCAACATCTACACCAGCCTGGACGTGATGCTCTGCACGGCCTCCATCCTCAACCTCTTCATGATCAGCCTCGACCGGTACTGCGCCGTCACGGACCCCCTGCGCTACCCCGTGCTCATCACCCCGGTCCGGGTTGGCGTCTCCCTGGTCTTGATTTGGGCCGTCTCCATCACCCTGTCCTTTTTGTCTATCCACCTGGGCTGGAACATCAGGGACGAGACCAGCAGGGTCAACCACACCATCCAGCCCTGCAAAGTCCAGGTCAACTTGGTGTATGGCTTGGTGGACGGGCTGGTCACCTTCTACGTGCCTCTGCTGGTCATGTGTATCACCTACTTCCGCATCTTCAAGATCGCCCGGGAGCAGGCCAAGAGGATCCATCACGTTGGCCCCTGGAAGGCGGCCACCATCAGGGAACACAAAGCCACTGTAACGCTGGCCACCGTGATGGGGGCCTTCATCGTCTGCTGGTTCCCCTACTTCACCGTGTTTGTCTACCGGGGGCTGAGAGGGGATGACGCCGTCAACAAGACCTTCGAAGCTGTTGTTCTGTGGCTGGGCTACGCCAACTCGGCCCTGAACCCCATCCTGTACGCCGCACTGAACAGGGACTTCCGCACGGCGTACCAGCAGCTCCTGCGCTGTAGGTATGCCAGCTGCAACACCCACGACGCCTCTCTGAGGTACGACAGCTCTCGGCTCCCCAGGACTCGGAGCCAGGGACCCAGGCAGCAGGAAGAGAAGCCCCTGAAGCTGCAGGTGTGGAGTGGCAGAGAGGTCATGGCACCCCGGGGAGCCACAGACAG GAAGCCTGCACTGTCCTGCACCGTGAGCTCCAGCAACCTTCTGAGCTGCTACAAGAGTCTGTGGGGACGTCGGCTCCTCCAGAGACACGGGGGAGGCCCCTCGGAGCAGCCACTGAGGACACCGCCCTCCCAGGCTGCCTAG
- the HRH2 gene encoding histamine H2 receptor isoform X2, with amino-acid sequence MESNDTAASSCLDSATFKVTVSVALTILILITIAGNVVVCLAVGLNRQLRSLTNCFIVSLAITDLLLGLLVMPFSAFYQLSCRWSFGKVFCNIYTSLDVMLCTASILNLFMISLDRYCAVTDPLRYPVLITPVRVGVSLVLIWAVSITLSFLSIHLGWNIRDETSRVNHTIQPCKVQVNLVYGLVDGLVTFYVPLLVMCITYFRIFKIAREQAKRIHHVGPWKAATIREHKATVTLATVMGAFIVCWFPYFTVFVYRGLRGDDAVNKTFEAVVLWLGYANSALNPILYAALNRDFRTAYQQLLRCRYASCNTHDASLRYDSSRLPRTRSQGPRQQEEKPLKLQVWSGREVMAPRGATDRQNLDKGKVTSQ; translated from the exons ATGGAGTCCAACGACACGGCCGCTTCCTCTTGCCTGGACTCTGCCACGTTCAAGGTCACCGTCAGTGTGGCACTCACCATCCTCATTCTCATCACTATTGCCGGCAACGTGGTTGTCTGCCTGGCCGTGGGCCTGAACCGCCAGCTCCGCAGCCTGACCAACTGCTTCATCGTGTCCCTGGCCATCACCGACCTGCTCCTCGGCCTCCTGGTGATGCCCTTCTCGGCTTTCTACCAGCTCTCCTGCAGGTGGAGCTTCGGCAAGGTCTTCTGCAACATCTACACCAGCCTGGACGTGATGCTCTGCACGGCCTCCATCCTCAACCTCTTCATGATCAGCCTCGACCGGTACTGCGCCGTCACGGACCCCCTGCGCTACCCCGTGCTCATCACCCCGGTCCGGGTTGGCGTCTCCCTGGTCTTGATTTGGGCCGTCTCCATCACCCTGTCCTTTTTGTCTATCCACCTGGGCTGGAACATCAGGGACGAGACCAGCAGGGTCAACCACACCATCCAGCCCTGCAAAGTCCAGGTCAACTTGGTGTATGGCTTGGTGGACGGGCTGGTCACCTTCTACGTGCCTCTGCTGGTCATGTGTATCACCTACTTCCGCATCTTCAAGATCGCCCGGGAGCAGGCCAAGAGGATCCATCACGTTGGCCCCTGGAAGGCGGCCACCATCAGGGAACACAAAGCCACTGTAACGCTGGCCACCGTGATGGGGGCCTTCATCGTCTGCTGGTTCCCCTACTTCACCGTGTTTGTCTACCGGGGGCTGAGAGGGGATGACGCCGTCAACAAGACCTTCGAAGCTGTTGTTCTGTGGCTGGGCTACGCCAACTCGGCCCTGAACCCCATCCTGTACGCCGCACTGAACAGGGACTTCCGCACGGCGTACCAGCAGCTCCTGCGCTGTAGGTATGCCAGCTGCAACACCCACGACGCCTCTCTGAGGTACGACAGCTCTCGGCTCCCCAGGACTCGGAGCCAGGGACCCAGGCAGCAGGAAGAGAAGCCCCTGAAGCTGCAGGTGTGGAGTGGCAGAGAGGTCATGGCACCCCGGGGAGCCACAGACAG GCAAAACCTAGACAAGGGGAAGGTGACAAGCCAGTGA
- the HRH2 gene encoding histamine H2 receptor isoform X3 — MESNDTAASSCLDSATFKVTVSVALTILILITIAGNVVVCLAVGLNRQLRSLTNCFIVSLAITDLLLGLLVMPFSAFYQLSCRWSFGKVFCNIYTSLDVMLCTASILNLFMISLDRYCAVTDPLRYPVLITPVRVGVSLVLIWAVSITLSFLSIHLGWNIRDETSRVNHTIQPCKVQVNLVYGLVDGLVTFYVPLLVMCITYFRIFKIAREQAKRIHHVGPWKAATIREHKATVTLATVMGAFIVCWFPYFTVFVYRGLRGDDAVNKTFEAVVLWLGYANSALNPILYAALNRDFRTAYQQLLRCRYASCNTHDASLRKPALSCTVSSSNLLSCYKSLWGRRLLQRHGGGPSEQPLRTPPSQAA; from the exons ATGGAGTCCAACGACACGGCCGCTTCCTCTTGCCTGGACTCTGCCACGTTCAAGGTCACCGTCAGTGTGGCACTCACCATCCTCATTCTCATCACTATTGCCGGCAACGTGGTTGTCTGCCTGGCCGTGGGCCTGAACCGCCAGCTCCGCAGCCTGACCAACTGCTTCATCGTGTCCCTGGCCATCACCGACCTGCTCCTCGGCCTCCTGGTGATGCCCTTCTCGGCTTTCTACCAGCTCTCCTGCAGGTGGAGCTTCGGCAAGGTCTTCTGCAACATCTACACCAGCCTGGACGTGATGCTCTGCACGGCCTCCATCCTCAACCTCTTCATGATCAGCCTCGACCGGTACTGCGCCGTCACGGACCCCCTGCGCTACCCCGTGCTCATCACCCCGGTCCGGGTTGGCGTCTCCCTGGTCTTGATTTGGGCCGTCTCCATCACCCTGTCCTTTTTGTCTATCCACCTGGGCTGGAACATCAGGGACGAGACCAGCAGGGTCAACCACACCATCCAGCCCTGCAAAGTCCAGGTCAACTTGGTGTATGGCTTGGTGGACGGGCTGGTCACCTTCTACGTGCCTCTGCTGGTCATGTGTATCACCTACTTCCGCATCTTCAAGATCGCCCGGGAGCAGGCCAAGAGGATCCATCACGTTGGCCCCTGGAAGGCGGCCACCATCAGGGAACACAAAGCCACTGTAACGCTGGCCACCGTGATGGGGGCCTTCATCGTCTGCTGGTTCCCCTACTTCACCGTGTTTGTCTACCGGGGGCTGAGAGGGGATGACGCCGTCAACAAGACCTTCGAAGCTGTTGTTCTGTGGCTGGGCTACGCCAACTCGGCCCTGAACCCCATCCTGTACGCCGCACTGAACAGGGACTTCCGCACGGCGTACCAGCAGCTCCTGCGCTGTAGGTATGCCAGCTGCAACACCCACGACGCCTCTCTGAG GAAGCCTGCACTGTCCTGCACCGTGAGCTCCAGCAACCTTCTGAGCTGCTACAAGAGTCTGTGGGGACGTCGGCTCCTCCAGAGACACGGGGGAGGCCCCTCGGAGCAGCCACTGAGGACACCGCCCTCCCAGGCTGCCTAG